One window of Candidatus Mycobacterium wuenschmannii genomic DNA carries:
- a CDS encoding MCE family protein, which translates to MLTRFVRIQLLIFAIVGIVGVIAMALFYVQAPMLLGIGRMTVTLELPATGGLYRFSNVTYRGVQVGKVTAVSLTARGAKATLSLDSSQKIPANLQADVLSVSAVGEQYVDLRPRTDAGPYLRDGSVIAAHDTAIPQAVGPMLDQLNALVKSLPKNKIGQLLDESFKAFNGAGYDLGSLSDAASRISADSNAIVDRTRALAEDSQSLLNAQAQTTDSIRTWARSLAGVSDVLANDDSKVRTVLQQGPGALDEASRLFQQIKPTLPVLLANLTTIGQIGVTYHPSLEQLLVLLPASVAYEQTAGSTNWPDGQARGDFSLTVDDPPICTVGFLPQNQWRSPADTTVIDTPDGLYCKLPQDSPLAVRGARNYPCMGHPGKRAPTVEICNSDKPYMPLAMRQHVLGPSPLDPNLLAQGIPPDDRVTSDKRIFGPLEGTPLPLGAVPRGTPPGPRGATPPPGTMGAATPPVPSGANMSTQAHDFPSIAPLDVPSPPAAIHRPATPPRPPAVIDGGGQPKAHPSSFDGKATQAVPPVAVATYDPRDGRYITPDGKFYEQSDLGGSAHKKWQDMFPV; encoded by the coding sequence ATGCTGACGCGCTTTGTCCGTATTCAGTTGCTGATTTTCGCGATCGTCGGCATCGTCGGCGTGATCGCGATGGCCCTCTTCTATGTCCAGGCGCCCATGCTGCTCGGCATCGGTCGGATGACCGTCACGCTCGAGTTACCGGCGACCGGGGGTCTGTATCGATTCTCCAACGTCACCTATCGCGGAGTGCAGGTCGGCAAGGTCACCGCGGTATCGCTGACCGCGAGGGGCGCCAAAGCAACGCTCTCACTTGATAGTTCGCAGAAGATCCCGGCGAACCTGCAGGCCGATGTGCTGAGCGTCTCGGCGGTGGGTGAACAGTATGTCGACCTGCGACCGCGCACGGACGCGGGGCCGTATCTACGCGACGGCTCCGTTATCGCGGCGCACGACACCGCGATTCCGCAAGCGGTAGGGCCGATGCTCGATCAACTGAACGCCTTGGTGAAAAGCCTGCCGAAAAACAAGATCGGTCAGCTGCTCGACGAGTCGTTCAAGGCGTTCAACGGGGCCGGCTATGACCTCGGTTCGCTGAGCGATGCGGCGTCGCGGATCTCGGCCGACTCCAACGCCATCGTCGACCGGACCCGCGCCCTCGCCGAGGATTCACAGTCGTTGTTGAACGCCCAGGCGCAGACAACCGACTCGATTCGGACGTGGGCCCGCAGCCTGGCCGGGGTATCGGATGTGCTGGCCAACGACGACTCCAAGGTCCGCACGGTGCTGCAACAGGGACCCGGCGCGTTGGACGAGGCGTCGCGGCTCTTCCAGCAGATCAAGCCGACATTGCCTGTGCTGCTTGCGAATTTGACCACGATCGGTCAGATCGGCGTCACCTACCACCCCTCGCTCGAGCAACTGCTGGTGCTGCTGCCTGCGTCCGTCGCCTACGAACAGACGGCGGGCAGCACGAACTGGCCCGACGGTCAGGCCCGGGGCGACTTCTCGCTCACGGTCGACGATCCGCCGATCTGCACGGTCGGCTTTCTGCCGCAGAACCAGTGGCGATCCCCGGCCGACACGACCGTGATCGATACGCCGGACGGCTTGTACTGCAAACTGCCACAGGATTCACCACTCGCCGTGCGCGGCGCCCGCAACTATCCGTGCATGGGGCATCCGGGAAAGCGCGCGCCCACCGTCGAAATCTGCAACAGCGACAAGCCGTACATGCCGCTGGCCATGCGCCAGCATGTGCTCGGCCCGTCGCCGTTGGATCCCAACCTGCTCGCCCAGGGCATCCCGCCCGACGACCGGGTGACCTCGGACAAGCGGATCTTCGGTCCGCTGGAGGGGACGCCGCTGCCGCTGGGGGCCGTCCCGCGCGGCACACCCCCGGGACCGCGCGGAGCAACGCCCCCACCGGGCACGATGGGCGCGGCGACGCCCCCCGTCCCGTCGGGAGCGAACATGTCGACTCAGGCTCACGACTTTCCCTCGATAGCGCCACTCGACGTGCCGTCCCCCCCGGCCGCCATTCATCGACCGGCAACGCCCCCGCGGCCACCCGCCGTGATCGACGGCGGCGGCCAACCGAAGGCTCACCCAAGTTCGTTTGACGGCAAGGCAACTCAGGCCGTCCCGCCGGTTGCGGTCGCCACCTACGACCCCAGAGACGGGCGTTACATCACGCCGGACGGGAAGTTCTACGAGCAGTCGGACCTGGGCGGGTCGGCGCACAAGAAGTGGCAGGACATGTTCCCGGTATAG
- a CDS encoding MCE family protein produces the protein MSRGAVRRVFAIACCVLLMSTGCAFHGLNSLPLPGAVGRGPDADVYHVELANVVTMESNSPVLMDDVTVGSVGPMTVKDWHAVVQISVKHGLVIPANVEASIGQTSLLGSMHLELNPPLGKPGVGRLRPGATIPLNRSSTFPSTEQTLSSLALVVNGGGLGQIGEIIHNFSAALAGRGGAVRDLINRFDTFVGTLDEQRDNIVASIEALDQIGGTFAAQREVLTQALRKVPPALDVLIKERPRLTTALAELRKFSNTATGLINDTEADLVRNLNNLGPTVKGLADVGGDIDTAIAALTVFPFTQNFVDRAVRGDYFNLHVQLDLSIPRLKQGLFLGTHFGQLGEQQIPAPGDPPYLQYTRDPLHEGFGPPPGRPSTTLPGPAVQPGPQAPPPSGPGQPNLQFTGPAVPAPAFGPPPGPAPTDGGR, from the coding sequence ATGAGCCGGGGTGCCGTGCGGCGCGTGTTCGCGATCGCGTGTTGCGTGCTGTTGATGAGCACCGGTTGTGCGTTCCACGGCCTCAACTCGCTGCCATTGCCCGGAGCCGTCGGGCGCGGCCCGGACGCCGACGTCTACCATGTCGAACTGGCGAATGTCGTTACCATGGAGTCGAATTCGCCGGTGCTCATGGACGACGTGACGGTCGGCAGCGTCGGCCCGATGACGGTGAAGGACTGGCACGCCGTCGTCCAGATCTCGGTCAAGCACGGCCTTGTCATCCCCGCCAATGTGGAAGCCAGCATCGGCCAGACCAGCCTCCTGGGGTCGATGCACCTGGAACTCAATCCGCCGCTCGGTAAGCCCGGCGTCGGTCGGCTCCGCCCGGGCGCCACCATCCCGCTGAATCGGTCGTCGACCTTCCCCTCGACCGAGCAGACCCTGTCGTCGCTGGCGCTCGTCGTCAACGGGGGCGGACTCGGTCAGATTGGCGAGATCATCCACAACTTCAGCGCCGCGCTCGCCGGTCGCGGTGGCGCGGTCCGCGACTTGATCAACCGCTTCGACACGTTCGTCGGGACGCTCGACGAACAACGCGACAACATCGTCGCGTCCATTGAGGCGCTGGATCAGATCGGCGGCACCTTCGCTGCGCAGCGCGAGGTTCTCACGCAGGCATTGCGCAAGGTACCGCCCGCGCTTGATGTGCTGATCAAGGAGCGACCACGGCTGACGACCGCGCTGGCCGAGTTGCGCAAGTTCAGCAACACCGCCACCGGGCTGATCAACGACACCGAGGCCGACCTCGTCCGAAATCTGAACAATCTCGGGCCGACAGTCAAGGGTCTCGCGGACGTGGGCGGGGACATCGACACCGCGATCGCGGCGTTGACGGTCTTCCCGTTCACCCAGAACTTCGTCGACCGTGCCGTTCGCGGTGACTACTTCAACTTGCATGTGCAGCTGGACCTTTCGATTCCACGGCTGAAGCAGGGCCTGTTTCTCGGAACGCACTTCGGACAGCTCGGCGAACAGCAGATTCCCGCCCCCGGGGACCCGCCGTACCTGCAGTACACCCGCGACCCGTTACACGAGGGCTTCGGTCCGCCCCCGGGTAGGCCGAGCACGACGCTGCCGGGTCCGGCAGTCCAGCCGGGCCCGCAGGCGCCGCCGCCGTCCGGTCCCGGGCAGCCGAATCTCCAATTCACCGGTCCCGCCGTTCCGGCACCCGCATTCGGTCCGCCACCCGGGCCCGCGCCGACGGACGGGGGTAGATAG
- a CDS encoding MCE family protein — MSPRIPRGKLTKIAAVALAVLLLGGATFAIQQFFFGPKTITAYFSSATAIYPGDEVRVSGVKVGTIKSIDPQGTKAKMTLHIDHDVPVPADAKAVIITQNLVAARYVELTPSYRTSGPKMADGAVIPIERTAVPVEWDEVKSQLMRLATDLGPNAKVTTPSISRFIDSAANALDGNNGEKLRQTLTQLSGVARTIANGSGNIVDIIKNLQTFVTALRDSNIQMVQFNNRLASLTSVVDDNKSDLDAALTDLSSAVGEVQRFIAGTRDEASEQIDRLGKAIQPLVDQHMALENILHGAPTALSNFFNDYNADTGTIVGGFGIMDFANPTQSGLLLPVPIPGCAQVQAIENVTATESGKLCSLFLGPGLRTLNFNSLPIPINPFIAKSVDPGNVEYSEARLAPGGAGPKPGPPEIPPAISAWTGINGDSLVPGPAPSVPLPRIPGAAMPEPPPPSVAEAPPPGPSLPGMLLPAEAGHP; from the coding sequence ATGAGCCCCCGGATTCCTCGCGGCAAGCTGACGAAGATTGCCGCAGTGGCGCTGGCGGTCCTCCTTCTCGGCGGTGCAACCTTTGCGATCCAGCAGTTCTTCTTCGGCCCCAAGACCATCACCGCCTACTTCTCCTCGGCCACCGCGATCTATCCCGGCGACGAGGTGCGGGTTTCGGGCGTCAAGGTCGGCACGATCAAATCCATTGATCCGCAAGGCACTAAAGCGAAGATGACTTTGCACATCGACCACGACGTGCCCGTTCCGGCGGACGCGAAAGCGGTCATCATCACCCAGAACCTGGTGGCGGCCCGCTACGTCGAACTCACGCCCTCGTATCGGACCAGTGGCCCGAAGATGGCCGACGGTGCGGTGATCCCGATCGAGCGCACCGCGGTTCCGGTGGAGTGGGACGAGGTCAAGTCCCAATTGATGCGGCTGGCAACGGACTTGGGTCCCAACGCGAAGGTTACGACGCCCTCGATATCGCGTTTCATCGACAGCGCCGCCAACGCGCTGGACGGGAACAACGGCGAGAAGTTGCGCCAAACGCTGACTCAGCTGTCCGGGGTGGCGCGGACCATCGCGAACGGCAGCGGCAATATCGTCGACATCATCAAGAACCTGCAGACTTTCGTCACCGCGTTGCGCGACAGCAACATTCAGATGGTGCAGTTCAACAATCGGCTGGCCAGCCTCACCAGTGTGGTCGACGACAACAAATCCGATCTGGACGCGGCGCTGACCGATCTGTCGAGCGCGGTGGGCGAGGTGCAACGCTTTATCGCCGGGACCCGCGACGAGGCGAGCGAGCAGATCGACCGACTGGGCAAGGCAATTCAGCCGCTGGTCGATCAGCACATGGCCTTGGAGAACATCCTGCATGGCGCGCCGACCGCGCTGAGCAACTTCTTCAACGACTACAACGCCGACACCGGAACCATCGTGGGCGGGTTCGGCATCATGGACTTCGCCAACCCCACCCAATCCGGACTGCTGCTGCCGGTTCCCATCCCCGGTTGCGCGCAGGTCCAGGCGATCGAGAACGTCACCGCGACCGAGTCGGGCAAGCTGTGCTCGCTGTTCCTCGGCCCCGGTCTGCGGACACTGAACTTCAACAGCTTGCCGATCCCGATCAACCCGTTCATCGCGAAGTCGGTCGACCCGGGCAACGTCGAATACAGCGAAGCGCGTCTGGCACCCGGCGGTGCCGGACCGAAACCCGGACCGCCTGAAATCCCGCCCGCGATTTCGGCGTGGACCGGTATCAACGGAGACTCGCTGGTGCCCGGTCCGGCGCCGTCGGTGCCGCTACCCCGGATACCGGGCGCGGCGATGCCGGAACCGCCGCCACCCTCCGTCGCCGAGGCGCCGCCGCCCGGGCCGAGTCTGCCGGGCATGCTGCTGCCGGCCGAAGCGGGCCACCCGTGA
- a CDS encoding MCE family protein translates to MLKYRGAGLIKAGFIGAVLIAMVILVGLSPDRLVSLASDVRYQALFSEAGGLAVGNAVTVSGIKVGTVQDVSLHEGDAMVTFMMRGSVPLGKDTSAHIRTGTLLGERVLTIESAGSGTMHPLDVIPITRTSSPYSLTEAVSDFTAYAEQTNTATLNQSLDTLTTTLNQIAPQLGPTFDAVTRLTQSLNARNTSLADLFKSASAVTGILSERSQQVNKLILNSDDLLQVLAARRNEIVQLLSATSNVSKQLSGLVHDNESKLAPALQKLNSVTAVLEKNRDNFEKALPGLAKFEITVGEAISSMYAYSAFVPNFLVPQLFQPFLDYLWGFRTFDTNKGPGFPSPVPRALLPFPYNGAPQCPGCTLGGRIGGSQ, encoded by the coding sequence ATGCTGAAATACCGCGGAGCCGGGTTGATCAAGGCCGGGTTCATCGGCGCCGTCCTGATCGCGATGGTGATCTTGGTCGGCTTGTCGCCCGATCGGCTGGTGTCGCTGGCGAGCGACGTCCGTTACCAGGCGCTGTTCTCCGAGGCCGGCGGCCTTGCCGTCGGCAACGCGGTGACGGTGTCGGGAATCAAAGTCGGCACGGTGCAGGACGTTTCGTTGCACGAAGGCGACGCCATGGTGACCTTCATGATGCGGGGCAGCGTTCCGCTCGGCAAGGACACCAGCGCCCACATCCGCACCGGCACACTGCTGGGTGAACGCGTGCTGACCATCGAGTCGGCCGGCAGCGGAACGATGCATCCCCTCGACGTCATTCCGATCACGCGCACCTCGTCGCCGTATTCGTTGACCGAAGCGGTGAGCGACTTCACCGCCTACGCGGAGCAGACGAACACCGCGACCCTCAACCAGTCACTCGATACATTGACGACGACGCTGAATCAGATCGCCCCGCAACTGGGACCGACCTTCGACGCGGTCACCCGGTTGACGCAGAGCCTCAATGCTCGCAACACCAGCCTCGCCGACCTGTTCAAAAGCGCCAGCGCCGTCACCGGCATCCTGTCCGAACGCAGCCAGCAGGTGAACAAGCTGATCCTCAACTCCGATGATCTGCTGCAGGTCCTGGCCGCGCGCCGAAACGAGATCGTGCAGTTGTTGTCGGCCACATCGAATGTGTCCAAGCAGTTGTCCGGGTTGGTGCATGACAACGAGAGCAAGCTGGCGCCCGCGTTGCAAAAGCTGAACTCGGTGACCGCGGTGCTGGAGAAGAATCGCGACAACTTCGAGAAGGCGCTGCCCGGTCTCGCGAAGTTCGAGATCACCGTGGGTGAGGCCATCTCGAGCATGTACGCCTACTCCGCCTTCGTGCCGAACTTCCTTGTCCCGCAGCTGTTCCAGCCATTCTTGGACTACCTCTGGGGATTCCGCACCTTCGACACCAACAAGGGCCCGGGCTTCCCGTCCCCGGTGCCGCGGGCGCTGCTTCCGTTCCCGTACAACGGCGCTCCGCAGTGCCCGGGCTGTACCTTGGGCGGCCGGATCGGGGGCAGTCAATGA
- a CDS encoding MCE family protein, with protein MRGSLRGPLIKFGVFAVVMSVLTAFLFFTFGQYRTGAVTGYSAIFNDASRLKAGDSVRVAGVRVGTVNDVALQADKKVVVKFDADNTVALTDGTKAAVRYLNLVGDRYLELVDGPGSAKRLPGGGQINVSHTAPALDLDLLLGGLKPLIHGLNPRDVNALSSALLEVFQGEGDSLQSLFNKSTSFTNTLADHDQTIEHLIENLNTVAATLNKDGGQFSGAIDRLEKLVTGLADDRDTFGPAIDSLSTGTVTLADLLGKSRKPLSATVDQLSRLAPNLDDDKDRLDAAFQKAPRNYRKLVRLGVFGATIPYFLCEITIRGTDLQGKTVLAPFFRSDAQRCEEPEPEDP; from the coding sequence ATGAGGGGCTCACTGCGCGGCCCGCTGATCAAGTTCGGTGTCTTCGCCGTCGTGATGTCGGTGCTGACCGCGTTCCTGTTCTTCACCTTCGGCCAGTACCGCACCGGTGCGGTCACCGGCTATTCGGCGATCTTCAACGATGCCTCGCGGTTGAAGGCGGGCGATTCGGTGCGGGTCGCCGGCGTCCGGGTGGGCACCGTCAATGACGTTGCGCTGCAGGCGGACAAGAAGGTCGTGGTCAAATTCGACGCGGACAACACGGTCGCGCTCACCGATGGCACCAAGGCGGCGGTGCGTTATCTCAATCTTGTCGGCGATCGTTACCTGGAACTCGTCGACGGACCGGGTTCGGCCAAGCGACTGCCCGGCGGAGGGCAAATCAATGTGAGTCACACCGCGCCCGCGCTCGACCTCGACCTGTTGCTCGGTGGGCTGAAACCCCTTATTCACGGGCTCAATCCACGTGACGTGAACGCGCTGTCGTCGGCGCTGCTGGAAGTGTTCCAGGGTGAGGGCGATTCCCTGCAGTCGCTGTTCAACAAGTCGACTTCCTTTACGAACACGTTGGCCGACCACGACCAGACGATCGAGCACCTGATCGAGAACCTCAACACCGTCGCGGCAACCCTGAACAAGGATGGTGGCCAATTCTCCGGGGCAATCGACCGTCTGGAGAAGCTCGTGACGGGGCTGGCGGATGACCGCGACACCTTCGGCCCGGCCATCGACTCGCTCAGCACCGGCACCGTCACTCTCGCAGACCTGCTGGGCAAATCGCGAAAGCCACTGTCGGCGACCGTGGATCAGCTCAGCCGATTGGCTCCGAACCTCGACGACGACAAGGACCGCCTCGACGCCGCGTTCCAGAAGGCACCGAGGAATTACCGAAAGCTGGTCCGGCTCGGCGTCTTCGGCGCCACCATCCCCTACTTTCTGTGCGAGATTACGATCCGGGGCACCGACCTACAGGGCAAGACCGTCTTGGCGCCCTTTTTCAGGTCCGATGCTCAACGGTGCGAGGAACCGGAACCGGAGGATCCCTGA
- a CDS encoding MCE family protein produces the protein MPHNGIRALTGLVTVAVLVAIVAVAVGLFQGSFTESVPVTVLSPRAGLVMNPDAKVKMHGVQVGKVASIESRPDGEAVLHLAMYPSEMHLIPSNVLVDLTSPTVFGAKFVELVPPAEPAASALHAGQVLDSQHVTVEVNTVFKQLTAVLGKLDPAKLNETLGAVSQALSGRGEKIGQAFSDLDSFLAKFQPELPALSHDIAMSAPVFRAYGDASANLVKALDNSVKISKSIVDEQRNLDAFLLSAIGLADVGNDVLGANRKDLTNVFHLLAPTTDLLNEYAPALTCTMRGDAELSRTPPLPEPSIAISASLTFGAERYRYPANLPKVAATGGPHCMNLPKIPFNSKAKVLIADTGSNPVVYGNPQLLLNFDGLKQLLYGPIDGPPRNPAQIGQQG, from the coding sequence ATGCCCCACAACGGGATACGCGCGCTGACGGGACTGGTGACCGTCGCGGTCCTCGTCGCGATCGTCGCCGTCGCCGTGGGCCTGTTTCAGGGCAGCTTCACTGAGAGCGTGCCGGTGACCGTGCTATCGCCGCGCGCCGGTCTGGTGATGAACCCGGACGCGAAAGTGAAGATGCACGGTGTCCAGGTCGGCAAGGTCGCTTCGATCGAGTCGCGGCCCGACGGTGAGGCGGTACTGCACCTGGCGATGTATCCCTCCGAGATGCACCTGATTCCGTCCAATGTGCTCGTCGACCTCACCTCGCCGACGGTTTTCGGCGCCAAGTTCGTCGAGCTGGTGCCCCCGGCTGAACCGGCGGCGTCGGCATTGCACGCCGGTCAGGTGCTCGACAGCCAGCACGTCACGGTCGAGGTCAACACGGTGTTCAAGCAGCTGACGGCGGTGCTGGGCAAGCTCGACCCCGCCAAGCTCAACGAGACGCTGGGAGCGGTCTCGCAGGCACTCAGCGGCCGTGGCGAGAAGATCGGCCAGGCATTCAGTGACCTCGATTCGTTCCTGGCGAAGTTTCAGCCGGAACTTCCCGCGCTGAGTCACGACATCGCGATGTCGGCGCCGGTGTTCCGCGCCTACGGCGACGCGTCCGCGAATCTGGTCAAGGCACTGGACAATTCGGTCAAGATCAGCAAGTCGATCGTCGACGAGCAACGCAATCTCGACGCGTTTCTACTCAGTGCGATAGGGCTCGCCGACGTCGGCAATGACGTCCTGGGCGCCAACCGCAAGGATCTGACGAACGTCTTCCATCTACTCGCGCCGACGACCGATCTGCTCAACGAGTACGCTCCGGCGTTGACCTGCACCATGCGGGGCGACGCGGAGCTGTCCAGAACGCCACCGTTGCCGGAACCAAGCATCGCGATCTCCGCCAGCCTCACGTTCGGCGCCGAACGCTATCGCTATCCGGCGAACCTGCCCAAGGTTGCGGCCACGGGCGGCCCACACTGCATGAATCTGCCCAAGATCCCTTTCAACAGCAAGGCCAAGGTTCTCATCGCAGACACCGGCTCGAACCCGGTGGTGTACGGGAACCCGCAACTGCTGCTCAACTTCGACGGCCTCAAACAGCTGTTGTACGGCCCGATCGACGGCCCACCTCGCAACCCCGCCCAGATTGGACAGCAGGGATGA
- a CDS encoding MlaE family ABC transporter permease — translation MSVKTLKAAYPRAFRAFGYWRRPVGALTSVGDHTAFYGKALAGIPFAVTRYGREIIRLIAEISMGAGTLAMIGGTVVIVGFLTLAAGGTLAVQGYSSLGNIGIEALTGFLAAFINVRIAAPVVAGIGLAATFGAGVTAQLGAMRIAEEIDALEAMAIRPISYLVSTRIIAGMLAITPLYSIAVILSFLASQFTTVVLFGQSGGLYNHYFDTFLNPIDLLWSFLQAVLMALAVLLLHTYYGYFASGGPEGVGVATGNAVRTSLIVVVSVTLLVSLAIYGSNGNFNLSG, via the coding sequence GTGTCGGTGAAGACGCTGAAAGCCGCGTATCCGCGGGCCTTCCGGGCCTTCGGTTACTGGCGCAGGCCCGTCGGCGCCCTGACCTCGGTCGGTGACCACACCGCGTTCTACGGTAAGGCGTTGGCCGGCATTCCCTTCGCGGTTACCCGATACGGCCGGGAGATCATTCGGCTCATCGCCGAAATCAGCATGGGCGCAGGAACACTGGCGATGATCGGTGGAACGGTGGTCATCGTCGGCTTCCTGACCCTGGCCGCCGGCGGCACTCTCGCCGTACAGGGTTACAGCTCGCTGGGCAACATCGGCATTGAAGCCCTCACTGGATTCCTGGCCGCCTTCATCAACGTCCGCATCGCGGCGCCAGTCGTCGCGGGGATCGGGTTGGCGGCAACATTCGGTGCCGGTGTCACCGCGCAACTCGGCGCCATGCGGATCGCCGAAGAGATCGATGCGCTGGAAGCGATGGCGATCCGGCCGATCTCGTATCTGGTCAGCACCAGGATCATCGCGGGCATGCTTGCCATCACACCGCTGTATAGCATCGCGGTCATATTGTCTTTCCTGGCAAGCCAATTCACCACGGTGGTGCTGTTCGGCCAGTCCGGGGGTCTCTACAACCATTACTTCGACACCTTCCTGAACCCGATCGACCTGCTGTGGTCTTTCCTGCAGGCGGTGTTGATGGCGCTCGCCGTCCTGCTCTTGCATACCTACTACGGATATTTCGCGTCCGGCGGGCCGGAAGGCGTTGGCGTCGCCACCGGCAATGCGGTACGCACCTCGCTGATCGTGGTGGTGTCGGTGACGCTGCTGGTCTCGCTCGCGATCTACGGCTCCAACGGCAACTTCAACCTCTCGGGATAG
- a CDS encoding MlaE family ABC transporter permease — MATKGAERWSTGITLPNGVAGAMQAVGGLFAMGADAIKFMFRRPFQGREFLEQSWFIARVALAPTFLVAIPFTVLISFILNILLRELGAADLSGAGAAFGAVTQVGPLVTVLIVAGAGATAMCADLGSRTIREEIDAMEVLGINPVQRLVTPRMLAAGLVALLLNSLVVIIGIVGGYVFSVFVQDVNPGAFAAGITLLTGVPEVVISCVKASLFGFIAGLVACYRGLTVSGGGAKAVGNAVNETVVYAFMALFVVNVVVTAIGIRFTTK, encoded by the coding sequence ATGGCGACCAAAGGCGCTGAGCGCTGGTCCACGGGGATCACGCTGCCCAATGGTGTCGCGGGTGCGATGCAGGCCGTGGGCGGTCTTTTCGCGATGGGTGCCGACGCCATCAAGTTCATGTTTCGCCGGCCGTTCCAGGGACGGGAATTCCTCGAGCAGTCGTGGTTCATCGCGAGAGTGGCCCTCGCTCCGACGTTCTTGGTGGCGATCCCCTTCACCGTTCTGATCAGCTTCATCCTCAACATCCTGTTGCGCGAGCTCGGCGCGGCCGACCTCAGCGGTGCGGGCGCGGCGTTCGGTGCGGTCACCCAGGTCGGCCCGCTGGTCACGGTGCTGATCGTGGCGGGCGCCGGCGCAACGGCGATGTGTGCCGACCTCGGCTCACGAACGATCCGCGAAGAGATCGACGCGATGGAAGTGCTCGGCATCAATCCCGTACAGCGGTTGGTTACTCCGCGGATGCTCGCCGCCGGCTTGGTCGCCCTGCTGCTCAACAGCCTGGTGGTGATCATCGGAATCGTTGGCGGCTACGTGTTTTCAGTCTTCGTGCAGGACGTGAACCCCGGCGCCTTCGCCGCCGGAATCACCTTGCTCACCGGTGTGCCCGAGGTGGTCATCTCGTGCGTCAAGGCCTCGCTGTTCGGATTTATCGCCGGGCTGGTGGCGTGCTACCGCGGATTGACGGTATCCGGCGGTGGTGCCAAGGCTGTGGGCAACGCAGTGAACGAGACTGTGGTCTACGCCTTCATGGCTCTGTTCGTTGTCAACGTGGTCGTCACGGCGATCGGCATCCGATTCACGACGAAGTGA
- a CDS encoding CaiB/BaiF CoA transferase family protein, whose protein sequence is MYGFVPSAGAVLAEWGADVVKVEHAVTGDPQRGLRQTGMLKVEGDPNPNIEHANRCKRSVGLDISVPEGREVLYELARRSDVFLTSFLPGHREKFGIDVDDIRAINPTIVYARGSALGPRGAEAEKGGYDMTAFWCRAGTAATMTPPGTEGMVGPPGPAYGDTISGTNLAGGIAAALLKRERTGEPSIVDVSLLGSGLWSLGHTVALTVHLNQRMEAFPPGAHGSPINPLVGLYRTSDDRYISFVMMQASKFWADVCRHIDQPDLADDPRFDSGEKIAANTAEAVQILSKAMATRTLAEWSERFATLAGPWAPVQDTLQAAGDAQIRANEYVVQAGELELVANPVQFDVAAPVSGPAPGFAEQTDEILQELGLDWDRIIELKTIGAVT, encoded by the coding sequence ATGTACGGGTTCGTTCCGTCTGCCGGTGCGGTGCTCGCCGAGTGGGGCGCCGACGTCGTCAAGGTGGAGCATGCCGTGACCGGCGATCCGCAGCGCGGTCTGCGGCAGACCGGCATGCTCAAGGTCGAAGGCGATCCCAACCCCAACATCGAGCACGCCAATCGCTGCAAACGCAGCGTCGGGCTGGACATTTCGGTGCCCGAGGGCCGAGAAGTGCTGTACGAGTTGGCCCGCCGCTCGGACGTGTTCCTGACCAGCTTCCTGCCCGGCCACCGTGAGAAGTTCGGCATCGACGTCGACGACATCCGCGCGATCAATCCGACGATCGTCTATGCCCGCGGCAGCGCGTTGGGTCCGCGCGGCGCGGAGGCGGAAAAGGGCGGCTACGACATGACCGCGTTCTGGTGCCGGGCCGGCACCGCGGCCACGATGACCCCGCCCGGAACCGAGGGCATGGTGGGGCCGCCCGGACCCGCCTACGGCGACACCATTTCCGGTACCAACCTGGCGGGTGGCATCGCCGCCGCCCTGCTCAAGCGGGAGCGCACCGGCGAGCCGTCGATCGTTGACGTCTCGCTGCTGGGTAGCGGCCTGTGGTCGCTTGGGCACACCGTGGCGCTGACCGTGCACCTGAACCAGCGCATGGAAGCCTTCCCGCCCGGCGCCCACGGCTCGCCGATCAATCCGTTGGTGGGGCTGTATCGGACATCGGACGACCGCTACATCTCGTTCGTGATGATGCAGGCGAGCAAGTTCTGGGCCGACGTGTGCCGGCACATCGACCAGCCCGACCTGGCCGACGATCCGCGCTTCGACAGCGGCGAGAAGATCGCCGCCAACACCGCGGAGGCCGTGCAGATTCTGAGCAAGGCGATGGCCACCCGCACGCTCGCGGAGTGGAGCGAACGCTTCGCCACCCTCGCCGGGCCGTGGGCGCCGGTGCAGGACACCCTCCAGGCGGCGGGCGACGCTCAGATCCGCGCCAACGAATATGTAGTGCAGGCCGGTGAACTCGAACTGGTTGCCAACCCGGTGCAGTTCGACGTGGCCGCGCCCGTCTCGGGACCCGCCCCCGGGTTCGCCGAGCAAACCGACGAAATCCTGCAGGAGCTCGGCCTCGATTGGGACCGCATCATCGAGCTCAAAACTATCGGTGCCGTCACTTAA